AAAAACGGTACGCTCAAAGTTGGCGACCACGTTGTTTGTGGAGTGGCCTTTGGCCGGGTACGAGCCATTATCGATGACCTTGGCAAAATGATCAAAGAGCGAAAACCGAGTGAGCCGGGAGTCGTTGTCGGACTTGACAAAGTGCCGCCTGCCGGTGAAATTTTGGTTGCTGTGAAAGATGCTGAAGAAGCAAGAATGTATGCCGAAAGAAGGGCCGAATATGAGCGGCAAAAAGAGCTTTCCAAAACAACAAAGGTAAGCCTTGAAGAGCTCAGTCAACTTGTGAAAGAGGGCCAGCTCAAAAAGCTTCCTGTTATCATCAAAGCCGATACCCAGGGAAGCCTCGAAGCGATCAAGGGAAGTTTGGAAAAACTCAAAAACGAAGAGGTGAAGGTCGATATTATCCATGCTGGAGTCGGTGCTATCAGTGAAAGCGATGTAACCCTTGCAGACGCCAGTGAGAATGCCGTGATTTTAGGCTTCAACGTTCGACCAACCGGTGCAGTGAAAGAGAAAGCGAAACAGCTCGGTGTCAATATCAAAACCTATTCAATCATCTATGATTTGATCGATGATGTAAAAGCACTTCTTTCAGGAATGCTCAGTCCGATTATCAAAGAAGAGACTATCGGACAGGCAGAAGTTCGAGAGACGTTTAACGTGCCAAAAATCGGTACTGTTGCGGGATGTCTTGTGACAGATGGCGTCATTGAGCGAAATGCAAAAGCACGAGTTATTCGAGACGGTGTTGTCATTTATGACAGTAAGATAAGCTCACTCAAACGGTTCAAAGAGGATGTGCGAGAGGTGACGAAAGGGTATGAGTGCGGTTTGATGATAGAAAATTTCAACGATATCAAAGTAGGTGATGTGATAGAAGCCTACAAAGAAGTGGAAGAGGCAGCAACGCTGTAAGGAGAGGAAATGAAAAAAGGTCTCAAGGAAAAAAGAGCAGCGTCTCTGCTTCGAGAACTCATAGCGGAAGCTCTTGGCACACTCGATGATGCAATGCTTCGAGGCCTGACCGTGACAGAAGTCGATGTAAAGCGCGGGATGTACGATGCTGATGTCTATATCGATAAATCGATCTATACCCCAGAAGAGCAAAAAGAGATACTCAAACATCTAAAACGTGCGGCACCCATCATACAGTCTTACTGTTTGGAGTCAAGCGGATGGTTCAAGTGCCCTAAGCTTCATTTCCAATTTGATGAGATGCTTGAAGAGCAAAAGCGAATCGAAGAGCTTTTTGCAAAGATAAAGGAAGAGAAGTGAATCTGGAACAAGAGATTAAACAAATCGTTGAGAGCTGCGGGGCGAAGCTGTATGATATCGAGATGGTAAGCGATCGAGGCAAAACGGTATATCGTGTAACGATTACGGCACCCGAAGGGGTGGATCTGCAAAAGTGCGTTGAAGTCTCCAACCTCATTTCACCGCTTCTCGATGTTCATCCTCCGGTAAGCGGCGATTATAATCTTGAGGTCAGCTCACCGGGAGTAGAGCGAAAACTGAAAAAGCCGTCTCATTTTGAATTATCTGTCGGTGAAAAGGTGCGTGTAACGAAAAGTGATGGAGAAACGATCGAAGGAACATTAAAAGATTTTCACGACAATATTCTCACGCTTCAAACGAAGAACGGTCCAGTAGAGGTTCCATTTGATCAAATTACATCTGCAAAGACCATTTTTGAATGGTAAACTACGATATCTTCTTTATGGATATCGCCTTGCAAGAAGCCTGGCGATATCAAGGTCTTACCTATCCAAATCCTGCAGTCGGTGCAGTTGTCGCAATCGATAATTGTTTTATAAGCAAAGGTGCACATACAAAGGCCGGCGCTCCTCATGCAGAAGTTGAAGCGATCAAAGAGGCGTATTACGCTTTGACAGGTGATGAACATATTCATCATCTCCAAGATGCTTTGGAACTCCATGAATATCTTGTAGCCAACGCAAAAGATCTGTTTCATAATGCGACAATCTATGTGACGTTGGAGCCATGTAACCATTTTGGCAAAACTCCGCCCTGTTCACTTCTGATAAAAAAGTTGGGTTTCCAAAGAGTTGCTATAGGTGTACAAGATCCCAATGAGGAAGCAGCAGGTGGAGCAAGTTTTTTACGAAACTGTGGAATACAAGTGGATATCGGCATACAAGAGGAACGGGCAAAGGTGCTGATAGAGCCGTTTCTTCAGTGGCGCTCAAACACATTTACTCTTTTCAAACTTGCACAAACGCTCAATGGTGTTATAGATGGTGGTATCATATCCTGTGAAGAATCGAGGCGATTTGTCCATGCATTGCGGGACAAGATAGATCTCCTTGTTATCGGAGGCAATACCGTTCGAACGGACAGACCTATTCTTGATGCAAGGATGGTAGGAGGCAAAGCCCCTGATATTCTTATCTATTCAAGAAACAAAAAGTTTGATAACAATATTCCTCTTTTTCATGTTCCAAACAGAAAAGTCTTTATTGAAGAGACTCTTGATAGAATAAAAAATTATCGATATGTGATGATCGAAGGTGGAGAAGGGATGTTGGAAGCTACAAAGGATTTGGCAAACTGGTATCTTTTTTTCGTCGCTCCTGTACTCCAAGAGGGAAAGAGGTACCAAGTGTCACAAAAACTTCGATTTTTACACCAACAAACATGCGGAACAGATACGATGATATGGAGCAAAAATGGATAAACAGAAAAAAATTGTTACAATGTTTGATGATATTGCAAAGAGTTATGATCTGGCAAACAGGGTTCTCAGTTTCGGGAGTGATATCGCCTGGCGCAAAAGAGCATGTCAAAAAGCGTATGATCTGTATAATAAAGATCATATTGAACAGGTTACAGATGTGGCGTGCGGGACAGGTGATATGCTGGGGTTTTGGGAGAAGACGGCACAAAAAAGAGGGTTGGAGATCGAGCGCTATGTCGGTGTTGACCCCTCACGAGGTATGTTGGAAGTGGCAAAGCAGAAATTTCCTCATTTTGAATATACGGAAGCGTTTGCGCAAAGCTTGCCATTGGAAGATGAAAGCAGCGATTTTGTGAGTATCACCTATGGCATTCGCAATGTCGTAGAAAGAGAAGAGGCTATCAAAGAATTCAACCGTATATTAAAACCGGGGGGAATGCTTGTTATTTTGGAATTTACCAAAAGGGAAAAACGCTCTTTGATGGATGGGATAGTTGAATTTTATATGAAAAGGGTACTTCCAACCATTGGAGGATTGGTTTCAGGCAACAAAGAGGCGTATGAGTATCTGCCAAACTCTATCGATAACTTTTTGACAACAGAACAGCTTATCAGAGAGCTTGAAAGAAATGGATTTGTCATGCGCTATGTACGAGGGTTCTCCTTTGGCATATCAACGCTGTTTATAGCACAAAAACAAGATTATGGAAAAATTACTTAAAAATCTGAAGTTCAAGATCGCTCTCATCTTTCTCGTTCCTGCTATTGGACTGCTCTATTTTTCAAGCAGTTACGTGTATGAAAAGTATAGTGCCTATACGAAAAGCCTCTATTTAGAACAAACCGTTCGATATACCAAGCATACGCTCAATCTCATTAAGAGTTTGCAAAAAGAGAGAGGTCTATCAATAGCATGTTTACAAAGCCATACCTTTTGTCAAAAGTTAAAACTTCAGCGTGCCATCACCAATCAAAAGATACACGAGTACCAAACATATCTATTGCACAATGCCCAGGCATATTCTCCATTTATGCAAGAGCACTTCAATACAATAGTTGAACGTATCAAGCGTATAGAAACTTTTCGAACTGCCTTCGATAAAAATAGACTCGATATGATAGAGGTTTTAAACCATTATTCAGCGGTGATAAAAGAGTTGATTCACAGTATCGAACTGCTTGAACATAACTTTTTGAATAATACCTTTTTTAAAACGATAGTGAGTTTTAACACCATATTGAAAATTGCAGAGATTAATGGACAAGAGCGGGCACTTATTGCCTATATTATTGGCAATGAAAAGAAAAGCGATGCACTCTTTCAAAAACTATTGCGCTTAGAAATTGAATTGCAAGAGTTGGAAAAGAGATTAAAACATGTTATGCCGGTAAAAATACGAATCGTATACAATAAAATGATCTCTTTCAAGAAAAAAGAGCAGATTCAAACAATCAAACAAAAAATTATCAATAATCAATCAGTTGCTATAGATAAAACGAGATGGTGGCAGATTGCTACAAACTATATCGATACGCTTTTTGCGGTAGAAGAGGCTATTTTAAAAGATATTTTGGCATGGAAAGAGAGGCTCAAACTTGAGGCGCAAAAAGCTCTTTTTATAAGTATAGCTATTTGGTTAGGTGCCATTGTATCACTTCTTTTGTTTGTGAAGATTTTTAGCTCTCTTTTGCATGAATTTACTCAATATTTCAAAGAGAGTGAAATAGAGAAACGAATGGCTACGATTTTTTCCAAGTTCAGTGAAAATATTCTTTTTATTCATAACGAGATTGCTCTTTTGAATGCCTATGCGATTTTAATCAACAGAACAGAGCTGTTTCAATTTCTCTTTTTATTTGATTGTAAAAGACATGAAACGCTTTTCAGTGAAAACATTACTCCGGCTGCGATTTCTGAATTGCAAGAAAAATATATAGTAGATTTGATTCAAAAGGCAAAAAGAGAGCAGCAATACTATTTGGAACATTTTCCACAGCTTCCTAAAGAGTTTGGGGGTATCGAGGGTTTTTTAGTATTTCCTTTACATTATAAAAAAGAGTGCCGATATCTGTTGGTAGCAGGCATAAAAAATGTAGAAGATATAAAACTCCATATTTTGGATCAGCTTTATCGTATGACAGAACTTTGTGTGTATGGATTGGAGCAGATTGAATTGCAACAAAAAGAGAAAGCGCTCACGCAAGAGCTTAAGCTATTGAGTCATACGTTTAATGCTCACGAAGCTATTACGATTACGGATGCTTCTGGCAAAATTTTGCGTGTCAATAAAGCTTTTGAAGATATTACCGGTTATAAAGCCGAAGAGGTAATAGGCAAAAATCCTTCCATTTTAAAATCTGGGATACATGACAAAGAGTTTTATCAGCAAATGTGGGATGCGATAAAACATCAAGGATACTGGAAAGGCGAAATTTACAATAAGAAAAAAGATGGGACGATCTATCCGGAAGTTCTATCTATTACCGCTATCAAAGATGAAAATGGAGAAATTACCAATTATGTAGCCCATTTTTTTGATGTATCGGAGCTCAAAGAGGCGGAAGATGAGATAAAAAAACGAATAGAACTTGATCTTTTGACAGAAATTTTTAACCGTAAAAAGATAGTTGAAGAGTTGGAAGTTGTGCGCAAGAACGCCATTAAAGAGGGGTATTGTAATGCTTTTTTCTTTATCGATTTGGACAACTTTAAATATATCAACGATTCGTATGGACACTTTGTGGGAGACGAAGTATTAAAAGAGGTTGCGAAAAATCTTAAAGCAGTTGTGAAAGATGGTGATATAGTAGCTCGAATTGCCGGGGATGAGTTTGCGCTTATTCTGGTCGATCTCGCCAAAAATAAAGAACAAGCTGTTCATAATGCGACTTTGGTTGCAGAGAAACTCATTAGTGAATATAGCGGACAAAAACAGATAGGAGGGTATGACCTCGATATCAATTTCTCTATAGGGATCTATATTTTTCCGGCCGGCGAGCAGAGTGTGGATGAGATCATAACCAATGCTGATATTGCTATGTACAACTCGAAAAAGAGCGGAAAAAACAGATTTACCTTTTACAATGAGGCGTTGGATCTTGAGTCAAAACGCTTTTTGGTTATGAAAAAAGCGATTGAAAGAGGGCTGAAAGAGAAAGAGTTTGAGCTTTACTATCAGCCGAAAGTCGATGCAAGCAATGAAAAAATTATTGGTATGGAGGGGCTGCTTCGCTGGAATTCAAAAGAGTATGGATTGCTGTTCCCTGATAAATTTTTCCCATATACGCGAGGCAATCGTCTTTTATATGAAATTACCGATTATGTTTTGGATGAAGCGTTGCAAATGATTCAGATACTCAGAGAATCAGGCTATTTAGAAGTGAAAGTTTCAATCAATATTTCAGCCGAGCAGTTTATAAACAGAAAATATGTTGAGACGCTATTGAAAAAGATACAAAATAGCCATTATGCAGATGGACTCATTTTTGAAATCGTGGAAGATGCGTTAATCCAAAACGTGGAATATGCAAAAGCTTTGATCAAAACATTTCGAAAATATGGCGTGGAAATTGCAATCGACGATTTTGGAACGGGATACTCTTCTTTGAGTTATTTGCGAGATTTGGATGTAGACGAGATCAAGATCGATAAAAGTTTTGTGTTAGATCTTTTTGAACATCAAAATGACAAGTTGGTTGAAAAAATTATTGAAATAGGAAAGATTTTTGGGTACAAGATCACAGCCGAAGGGGTGGAAAATGCGCAGTCCGTGCAATTTTTGAAAGAGAGGGGCTGTGACTATCTGCAAGGATTCTATTTTAGTCGGGCGGTTCGCAAAGAGGCGATTTTGAGGATGCTTGGATGAATGTCTATACTGTTTCACAACTCAATGAGCAGATCAAAAATCTGTTAGAGTCCCACTTTGTGGAGGTGTATGTCGAGGGGGAGGTGAGCCGACCTACTTATCACACCAGCGGGCATCTCTATTTTAGCCTAAAAGATGAAAAGAGTGTTATCCGATGTGTGATGTTTCGAAGCGCTTTGGCGAAAGTGCCGTTTCGCGTAGAGGATGGGCAAAAACTGATTGTAGCTGGAAAGATAGGCGTTTACAAACCAAGAGGCGAGTATCAACTCTATGCTACCGAACTTCATCCTTCCGGTGTTGGTTCTTTGCAACTGGCATTTGAACAGCTCAAAGCGAAACTGGAGAAAAAGGGATATTTTGCCTCAGAACTCAAAAAGCCGCTTCCAGATTTTATCCAAACTATTGCCTTGGTAACTTCCCAGACAGGTGCTGCCCTGCAAGATATGCTCCGTATCATTCAAAACAGATGGCCTTTGGTGAAAGTCTATGTTGTCGATACGTTGGTGCAAGGGAGCGATGCAGCACCTATGATTGCAAGATCAATAGCCTATGCCGACGGTTTGGGTGTTGATGTGATCGTGGTGGGAAGAGGTGGTGGAAGTTTGGAGGATCTGTGGCCATTTAACGAAGAGATTGTGGCTGATGCCATATTTGAAGCCAAAACGCCTATAGTCTCGGCAGTAGGCCATGAGATCGATTTTTTGATCAGCGATTTTGTCGCTGATCTTCGGGCTCCCACGCCAAGCGCGGCGATGGAGATGATTTTACCGGATCGGCAAGAGATGCTGATGCATCTTGATCTGCTGATGCAGCGCCTTACAAAACGGATGCAAACGATACTTCAACTTAAAACCCAAGAGCTTGATCATTTGCAAAACTCCCTTTTCCAGCTCTCTCCCCAAAAGCGCCTTGAGTTTTATGAAAAAGAGATTACCATTATGAAAGAGCGGATGAAAGAAACTATTACTGTGATATTGAAAAACAGTTCGCATGAGATACCGCATCTCAAAACGCTTTTTGATCAAAAAATTGAGTGGATATGGAAGCAAAAACAGCAAGACCTTACATCATTGCAGCAAAAGCTCACAATGGCAATGGAAGCAAAAAAGATACCAAAAAACAGTGCACAGATGGTTAAAAACGGAAAACCGGTGTCACTTGAAGATATTGATGTTGGAGATGAAGTAGAATTACAAGATCTACACTATAAAGCGTTGGCGAAA
This region of Nitratiruptor sp. YY08-10 genomic DNA includes:
- the rbfA gene encoding 30S ribosome-binding factor RbfA gives rise to the protein MKKGLKEKRAASLLRELIAEALGTLDDAMLRGLTVTEVDVKRGMYDADVYIDKSIYTPEEQKEILKHLKRAAPIIQSYCLESSGWFKCPKLHFQFDEMLEEQKRIEELFAKIKEEK
- the rimP gene encoding ribosome maturation factor RimP, with translation MNLEQEIKQIVESCGAKLYDIEMVSDRGKTVYRVTITAPEGVDLQKCVEVSNLISPLLDVHPPVSGDYNLEVSSPGVERKLKKPSHFELSVGEKVRVTKSDGETIEGTLKDFHDNILTLQTKNGPVEVPFDQITSAKTIFEW
- the ribD gene encoding bifunctional diaminohydroxyphosphoribosylaminopyrimidine deaminase/5-amino-6-(5-phosphoribosylamino)uracil reductase RibD; its protein translation is MVNYDIFFMDIALQEAWRYQGLTYPNPAVGAVVAIDNCFISKGAHTKAGAPHAEVEAIKEAYYALTGDEHIHHLQDALELHEYLVANAKDLFHNATIYVTLEPCNHFGKTPPCSLLIKKLGFQRVAIGVQDPNEEAAGGASFLRNCGIQVDIGIQEERAKVLIEPFLQWRSNTFTLFKLAQTLNGVIDGGIISCEESRRFVHALRDKIDLLVIGGNTVRTDRPILDARMVGGKAPDILIYSRNKKFDNNIPLFHVPNRKVFIEETLDRIKNYRYVMIEGGEGMLEATKDLANWYLFFVAPVLQEGKRYQVSQKLRFLHQQTCGTDTMIWSKNG
- the ubiE gene encoding bifunctional demethylmenaquinone methyltransferase/2-methoxy-6-polyprenyl-1,4-benzoquinol methylase UbiE, whose translation is MDKQKKIVTMFDDIAKSYDLANRVLSFGSDIAWRKRACQKAYDLYNKDHIEQVTDVACGTGDMLGFWEKTAQKRGLEIERYVGVDPSRGMLEVAKQKFPHFEYTEAFAQSLPLEDESSDFVSITYGIRNVVEREEAIKEFNRILKPGGMLVILEFTKREKRSLMDGIVEFYMKRVLPTIGGLVSGNKEAYEYLPNSIDNFLTTEQLIRELERNGFVMRYVRGFSFGISTLFIAQKQDYGKIT
- a CDS encoding EAL domain-containing protein, giving the protein MEKLLKNLKFKIALIFLVPAIGLLYFSSSYVYEKYSAYTKSLYLEQTVRYTKHTLNLIKSLQKERGLSIACLQSHTFCQKLKLQRAITNQKIHEYQTYLLHNAQAYSPFMQEHFNTIVERIKRIETFRTAFDKNRLDMIEVLNHYSAVIKELIHSIELLEHNFLNNTFFKTIVSFNTILKIAEINGQERALIAYIIGNEKKSDALFQKLLRLEIELQELEKRLKHVMPVKIRIVYNKMISFKKKEQIQTIKQKIINNQSVAIDKTRWWQIATNYIDTLFAVEEAILKDILAWKERLKLEAQKALFISIAIWLGAIVSLLLFVKIFSSLLHEFTQYFKESEIEKRMATIFSKFSENILFIHNEIALLNAYAILINRTELFQFLFLFDCKRHETLFSENITPAAISELQEKYIVDLIQKAKREQQYYLEHFPQLPKEFGGIEGFLVFPLHYKKECRYLLVAGIKNVEDIKLHILDQLYRMTELCVYGLEQIELQQKEKALTQELKLLSHTFNAHEAITITDASGKILRVNKAFEDITGYKAEEVIGKNPSILKSGIHDKEFYQQMWDAIKHQGYWKGEIYNKKKDGTIYPEVLSITAIKDENGEITNYVAHFFDVSELKEAEDEIKKRIELDLLTEIFNRKKIVEELEVVRKNAIKEGYCNAFFFIDLDNFKYINDSYGHFVGDEVLKEVAKNLKAVVKDGDIVARIAGDEFALILVDLAKNKEQAVHNATLVAEKLISEYSGQKQIGGYDLDINFSIGIYIFPAGEQSVDEIITNADIAMYNSKKSGKNRFTFYNEALDLESKRFLVMKKAIERGLKEKEFELYYQPKVDASNEKIIGMEGLLRWNSKEYGLLFPDKFFPYTRGNRLLYEITDYVLDEALQMIQILRESGYLEVKVSINISAEQFINRKYVETLLKKIQNSHYADGLIFEIVEDALIQNVEYAKALIKTFRKYGVEIAIDDFGTGYSSLSYLRDLDVDEIKIDKSFVLDLFEHQNDKLVEKIIEIGKIFGYKITAEGVENAQSVQFLKERGCDYLQGFYFSRAVRKEAILRMLG
- the xseA gene encoding exodeoxyribonuclease VII large subunit, which translates into the protein MNVYTVSQLNEQIKNLLESHFVEVYVEGEVSRPTYHTSGHLYFSLKDEKSVIRCVMFRSALAKVPFRVEDGQKLIVAGKIGVYKPRGEYQLYATELHPSGVGSLQLAFEQLKAKLEKKGYFASELKKPLPDFIQTIALVTSQTGAALQDMLRIIQNRWPLVKVYVVDTLVQGSDAAPMIARSIAYADGLGVDVIVVGRGGGSLEDLWPFNEEIVADAIFEAKTPIVSAVGHEIDFLISDFVADLRAPTPSAAMEMILPDRQEMLMHLDLLMQRLTKRMQTILQLKTQELDHLQNSLFQLSPQKRLEFYEKEITIMKERMKETITVILKNSSHEIPHLKTLFDQKIEWIWKQKQQDLTSLQQKLTMAMEAKKIPKNSAQMVKNGKPVSLEDIDVGDEVELQDLHYKALAKILSKDAL